The DNA window ATTATGGAATAAGCCTAAATAAGTTAATGCTCAATAAGAGACTAACAATTTCAGTATATGCTCGTAATTTGTTTAACAAGAACCTTACATTTACTTCTACTACAGAAACTAAAAGTTTCCGCTATTACAGCGAGACTAATTATCCAATGCGCAGCTTTGGAATTAATATCAGCTATAGAATCGGAGAACTTTCTGCAGCTGTGAAGAAAACTGCTAAATCAATTCAGAATGATGATGTTAAGAGTGGTGGTAGTAATACCGGAGGAGGAGCTCCTTCAGGAAACTAAAAACCAGTAATGAGAGTGTCTAAAAAGTCAAAATACTCCCTTGTATAATCGGATATTTGATTTCAGCCTCCATTAGGGATACGAATAAATGATGTGACCTCGAAAGTTTTTTGTCTAACTTTCGGGGTGCATATCTTACTTTTTGAACGCCCTCTTTATATGCGCGGAATTATTCTTCTTTTTTCTGTATTTATAGGGGGTGGATTTAAAAGTTCCGCAGCTTATAATCAATCAATTAGCTTAAAAAGTAAAACGGATTGTCAGAAAACTTCTTTTATAGTTTCTCTAAAAAATAGAAAGAGCGAGTTAAAAAGTGTTTCATGACTGATTTTAAGCACCATACAGGAAGCTAAAAAAGGACTAAATTTCGAGCATATTTATATAATATTACAAATAAATTAATAAAACGCTTTCACGAAGTGGAAAAAGCTATTTATTAAGTTAATCTGCCAGAAGTATCTATTTAATATACAACAATTTATAAGAATAAATTCATCGTGTAAAATATTAAAACTTTAATCAAGAATAGATTACATAAAAAAACCAAGCAATACTATAATAAATCTCTATGTCTTAGTAGCTTTTCATACTTAGGAAAAAGGGCTGTAACGCGATGTTACAGCCCTTTCGTCTATTTATGCAGACAAATTACTTATGCATTTCAACAATCTTAGTCGGAGCTAATTGCTCATTACGCATATTTACCTGACTCACTACATTTTCTGCCAGTGCTAGAAATGCCTGACCGGTAATTGAGTCTTCATTCAGTGCAACAGGAACGCCACTATCTCCGCCTTCACAGATGCTTTGAACGATTGGAATCTGTCCAAGAAGAGGAATATTCATCTCTTCAGATAATAGTTTGGCACCTTCCTTTCCGAAAATATAATATTTGTTTTCAGGTAACTCAGCAGGAGTAAACCACGACATGTTTTCCACCAATCCCAGAATAGGAACATTTACCTTATCATTGGTAAACATATCAATACCTTTACGGGCATCAGCCAATGCTACAGCCTGAGGTGTGCTGACTACAATTGCTCCGGTTAAAGCAACTGTCTGAACAATAGTCAGGTGAATATCACTGGTTCCCGGAGGAAGGTCGATAAGGAAATAATCCAGTTCGCCCCAGTTAGCATCTGCTATTAATTGCTTCAGCGCATTACTTGCCATACCTCCACGCCACACAGTAGCCTGATCGGGATTAACAAAGAAGCCGATAGATAATAGTTTTACGCCATACTTTTCTACAGGTATAATAAGATCTCTTCCTTCAACTCTCTCAAGGAAAGGACGGGCATCCTCTACCTGAAACATCTTTGGCATTGAAGGACCAAAGATATCTGCATCCAGCAAGCCTACTTTATAACCAAGTTTTGCCAAGGCAACAGCAAGGTTTGCAGATACAGTAGATTTACCTACTCCCCCCTTTCCGGAAGAAATAGCTATCACATTCTTTACATCAGGTAAAAGCTTTGCCACCTCAGGGCGAGGTTTCTGAACTGCTACCACACTAATGTTACCCACAATTTCCACATCCTTACTCACATAAGTAAGAATTGCAGCCTCAGCAGATTTCACTAACGATTTAATAAACGGATCAGTAGGTTTCTCAAAAATCAAAGAGAAAGAAACTTTCATACCTTCAATGCGGATATCGTCATCCACCATTCCGGAAGAAACAATGTCCTTGCCTGTTCCGGGGTAACGCACATTACTTAGCGCGTCGAGTATAAGTTTAGGATAAAGTGTCATTTTATTATTCATTTTCTAATTGTTCATCTTCAAAAGCTAACGTAGTCTTTTTACCGCTTCGTTTACTACGGTTGTAGCTACGATAGGTATCAAGTTCAATTTCTTGTTCAGGTTCTTTTAAAGCGCCTTCCTGAGGAAGGGTAAACTTAAGATATTTTATATTCAATCCTCTGTCCAGCCATTGTTGTTCGTAATATGTCTGAATTCCTAGAATATCATCTACCAAACCAGAATGGTATAAATCTTCAGTAACAAACAGCACCGGGAATTTATTCTCCTGAACCATATAGTTTGTATAGGTAAACATGAAGTTACTGTCAGTCTTCAGATGGATTATTCCATCCGGAACCATAAATTTGCGGTAGCGCTCCATGAAATATGTAGAAGTCAAACGTTTAGTTGCCTTCTTCATTTGAGGATCAGAGAAAGTAAGCCATATTTCGCTTACTTCGCCTTCACCAAAGAAACGGTCGATAATCTCTATATTCGTACGCAGGAATGCCACATTATTCAAACCTTCTTTCAAAGAATCGGAAGCACCACTCCACATACGTGAACCTTTTATATCAACAGCAATGAAGTTCTTGTCGGGAAACATACGTCCCAGTCCCACTGTATATTCTCCTCGCCCACAACCGAGCTCGAGTACAATAGGATTATCATTCTTGAAAAATTCCTTTCCCCACTTTCCTTTCATATCAAAAGGAAATTCATCCACAATGGAATATGGATATTCGAACACGTGCGGATAGCTCCGCATATCAGCAAATTTCTGTAATTTATTTTTTCCCATTCAATCTTTTTATTTTATTTCTTCCACCCAACCGGTATAGTTATAGAACACACGTGTGCTAAATCCCTGATGGAAACGTGCATAGTTATCTATTCCCGTACAATGACAAACGCCCAGACGTTTAGGCAACTTTCTTCCCAGATAAGTGCTTATCAGATCAAGCTTTTCGTCTCCGGCATTACGAACATGAAAACCTCCGATTACTACATTTAGTGTGTGCTCAGGAAAAGCTTCAAATGCACAACGAATAATATTAGTAATTCCTCTATGTGAGCAAGAGCTTAGTACTGAAATAGTTTTGGCATCCGTCAAGACCATTGCCAGTTCATCTTCAAATGTGTCGGGTACAATATTACCATCTATCACAGTAAAGAAGTGTTCAAAATGAGTATCTCCTTTCTCCGTTATTTTAATCTGAGGAATGACAAATACTCCCGGAACTATTTCTGTTAAACTATCTACCAACCATAACCGGTTTACATCTACCTGACCAGCACTTACAAAACCATTTTCGCGAGCATCTTTATATTTCTTCTGCAATGCTTCCTTCTTGCAAACAACTTTAGCTTGCGGATTGAGCTCAAGAAACTGCTTTACCCCACCCGTATGATCACTATGACCATGAGACAGAACCAGATAGTCTACTTTCTTTAAATCTATGCCCAGAATTTCTGCATTTCTGATAAACAAATCAGAAGCTCCTGTGTCAAACAGTATCAGCTTATCTTCAGCAGCGATCAAAAGAGATAGCCCATGCTCTGCCTGCAATCCCCGATCGTAAACAACATTATCAACAAGAGTCGTTATTTTAAAGCTCATAATAACATCCGGATTAAATTTATTCAGGCATTTGCCTTTAAAGAGAAAAGGGGTACATTATCTCATAGCAAACTGTCTATTTTGATAACACACCCCTTCTATACTAATTATAACAATTATTTAGCGATATACTTCTGTTTTTCAAAACGTTACTCTTATGGAATATTATTCCACAATAGTAATCCATCCAAATTCATCCGGTTCGTCACCGTACTGAATAGCACGAAGTTTATTATATAATTTTGTACTTATCGGACCTGGTTTGCCATCTTTTGCAATTACATAAGATATTCCTTTTTCAACGTCATCAATTCGTTCAATAGGACTGATAACAGCAGCTGTACCGCAAGCGCCGGCTTCTTCGAAAGTAAGAAGTTCTTCTTCGGCAACCGGACGACGTTCCACCTTCAAGCCAAAGCTCTCGGCCAATGTAATAAGACTTCTGTTGGTTATAGAAGGAAGTACTGAAGTTGACAGCGGAGTAATATATGTATTATCTCTGATTCCGAAGAAATTGGCAGCACCGCATTCATCGATATATTTCTTTTCTTTTGCATCCAGATAGAACTCAGAAGAGTAACCCATATCGTGAGCTTTCTTATTAGCTCTAAGGCTGGCTGCATAATTACCACCAATCTTAAATGTACCTGTTCCAAGCGGAGCAGCACGGTCGAATTCACGAATAATTACGTAAGGATTACAAGCAAATCCACCTTTAAAGTAAGGGCCTACCGGAGTAACAAACACAATAAACGTATATTCAGTTGCCGCATGAACACCTACCTGAGCAGTTGTACCAAACAGAACAGGACGAATATAAAGTGAAGCACCGCTTCCATAAGGAGGAACAAAACGTTCGTTTAGTTTAACGGCTTTCAATATTGCTTCTTTGAATTTATCAACCGGAAGCTTAGCCATTAAAATACCATCACAAGAAGATTGCAGGCGTTTAGCATTCTCTTCCAAACGGAAAATACGAATCTTACCATCTTTCCCTTTAAAAGCTTTCAAGCCTTCAAAAGCTTCCTGCCCGTAGTGTAAACATGTAGCCGCCATGTGAAGATTTACATATTCACTGCTGCTAACTTCAAGTTCTCCCCACTCACCATTGCGGTAATTATACCGAACGTTGTAATCTGTCGGAATATAACCAAACGACAGATTAGACCAATCTATTTGTTCCATTATTATATGATGTTTTTGTAAGTTTTCTATATGAGTAGCAAAAGTAACTTTTAAATTTCAAATTTCCACTTAATAGATTAAGAAAATTATGAAAGAGGAATCTTTTAAATGGGTTTAATATAAATCAGTTACCTTCACCTTCCATGATCTTTTTTATTTCTTCATCGGCTTTGTAAAGTTTCTCCTTACAAAAGCTGACCAATTTCTGAGCTTCTTTTAGTTTCAGGCTCAGCTGGTCGATATCCAGTTCATCTTTTTCCACAGCCGATACTATTTTTTCCAGTTTAGCCATAGCCTCAGCATAAGATTCTTTTTTTTCTGCCATATCCAGTTGTTTATTAATTATTTAACTTCACTTGTTACCTCACCCTTTGCCAGGCGTGTTGTAATTACATCTCCTGCTTTCAGCTGCGTGCTATCCGTCACTGCCTTCCCATCTTTGAGGGTTATACTGAATCCTTTTTTCAATAAGCGTTCAGGCGAAGCATCGTTTACCCGTTGCTCCAGCAACATCAGCCGGTGCTGTTTGCTCGTCAGGCTGCGGACTATTCCCACATTTATTTTCTGGATCAGTTGTTCTAACAAGTAGCCTTCGCGAATTGTTCGGTTTTTAATAACCAAAGGCAAACGATTCGTAAGTTCTGCCAATCGCGAGTGTTCTTTATCCATGCGTACCGATACAGAAGATATCAGTGTTTGAGCCAATTCTTCCAATGACTCTGCCGCATCGTGCATGTGAGTTATAAGGAACTGAGCTGCAGCTGTTGGTGTTTTCACCCGGGTATGAGCTATTGAGTCGAGCACTGTATCGTCTCGTTCGTGCCCTATTCCGGTAATAATCGGTAAAGGGAACTGTGCACAATTGGCAGCCAGCAGGTAAGTATCAAAACCCGAAAGATCGGATGTTGCACCTCCGCCACGGATAATTACCACTACATCGAAATCATCCCGATGGTCATTGACTGCATTCAGGGCAGCTATAACCGATTCCTCTACCTGATTGCCCTGCATCAATGCAGGAAAAAGGCGTGGGTAGAACACAAATCCATAGGGATTCTCTTCCAACTGCCGACAGAAATCGCCATAACCGGCAGCCGACGAAGAAGATATTACCGCTATTCGCTGAGCCAACATAGGCATTTCAAGCTCTTTATTGAGAGTAAGTACCCCTTCTTCTTCCAACTGTTTCAGTATTTCACGCCGTTTGCGTGCCATATCTCCCAACGTATAAGTAGGATCTATATCAACAACCGTAAGACTGAAGCCGTAAAGTTCATGAAACTCAACAGTGACTTCCACCATCACCTTTATACCCGACACAAATGCCTGACCAGTGCTCTCCTCGAAATAAGGTTTCAGCATACGGTACACGTTGGCCCAGATAGTTCCTCGAGCCTTTGCAATGAGATTATTACCACGAGCATCTTTCTGAATAAACTCCAGATAACAATGTCCGGTGGCATTTGAACGCACATCGCTTAGTTCTGCCTGAATCCAATAGGTATCAGGGAGTGATTCATTCAATGCCTGTCTTACCAACGCATTGAGTTCGTAAAGTGATAATGGTTCTTTTTCCATGAATGGGGTTTCTATTTTGTTGCTATTTCCGGATGAACGGCAAGGTAGGCCTTATATATATCGGGCACACCATAACCGTAAATATTATCAGGAAAAGTATAATGATTGCATGATTTGCGTACTAATTCAATAACTTCTTTTGCTGTGAGTTGCGGACAAGCCTGCCACAAGCAGGTAACCAGTCCGCAGAAGGTTGGTGTAGAGAAAGAAGTTCCGTTTGCATGACCCACTTCTCCGTTTGTATTCAGCAGAATTGTTCTCTCGCCAATAGCCGATACATCTGGTTTAACGCGGTTATCGGTAGTATTACCTACCGAAGAAAAAGGTGCAAGATTCAGGGTTGAGTCCACCGCTGCAACAGTTATTACATTGAATGCATCGGCGGGAGGAGTAATCTTTTTCCATGATCCGCGACCTTCGTTTCCGGCGCTGCACACTAAAACCATACCTTTGTCGGCAGCCATTCCGGCTGAGCGTGAAATCATTGCTTTCTTTCCGTTAAGGTCCTGATAAGTATAATTTTTAGAGGAATCGTCGAAAGTACGGTAACCAAGCGATGTATTTACCACATCCACTCCCACACTATCGGCAAATTCAATGGCAGCCGCCCAGTAATCTTGTTCCACTAAGTTTTCAGAGCTGGTATCTTCTGAGCGAAGCAACCAGTAAGAAGCCTCGGGAGCTGTTCCTACAATGGAATAAGGCTCATTGGATGCCATGCATGAAAGCACCTTCATTCCATGATTGTTTTCCTCATATATATCTGAATTAGGGTTCACAAAATCTCGTGTTCCTAATAACTTCAACGATTTAAAAGCAGTTAGTTTATTTGCATTCTTATATCCACCATCGATAATGGCCACCGTCATTCCTTGTCCACGGAAACCCGCCTCATGCAATTTCTGTCCGTTATGAATTTCTATCTGGTGAAAAGCTTTTCCGTAGTAGTTATCTGTTTTTTCCAGATTATTAGTAACCTCCTCTTTCTGTTTGGCGTCTAAAGACTTAACTGTTTCCTCACCCATCCAAACCAATTCAGTATTGGCTACGAAAGGAAGCTTCGCAATTTTATTCACCAATAACGAATCCGCACAACTCACCGCCACAGTATTGTTCCATTTGCTTGTTACAAGCACTTTAGCACCAGTAGCACGAATAGCTTTTATATATTTACCGGGAATAGGAAGGTCTGTAGAATCTATGGCCAGTTTTTGTTTGGCCCGGCGAAGTAATGCCTTTTCCGACAGGAATTGCTTAGGTTTATCAAGTGAATATTCAGTACTATTTTTGTCAGTCAGACTGATTCGAAACTTATACGTAACTTCCGCCTGAGCTACGGCCACCAGTAAAAGGGCAATAGCAATCAAACTTACTTTTTTCATTTTCTAATGTGTTTTATCATTTTACATAGTTATTCATGCAAATATATGTATTGATGGCAGGAAATAAAAGGATTATGGAATTAAATTTAAAATAGCCGGCGAATGATTAATAAATCCTTGTACAAAAGATTGTTTTCTTTTGTACAAAAGAATTAATTGTTCTGTACAGAAGAAAACAATCTTTTGTACAAGGGCATAAAAAAAAGAGCCGAAGCTCTTCCTTTCTATCTATAAGTTTTTCTATTCTTTGGTGATCAATACCGTGGCATAAGCCGAAATACCTTCTTCCCTACCTGTAAAACCCAGTTTTTCGGTAGTTGTTGCTTTAATGGAAATGTCTTCTTCGTCTACATTCATTACAGCAGCCATTGCTTTTTTCATGGCCGGAATGTGAGGATTCAGTTTAGGGCGTTCGGCACAAACCGTAGCATCAATATTTCCCAACTCATAACCTTTGGAACGGATTAGTTCCATTGTTCTTGCAAGGAGTATTTTACTATCAATATTCTTATATTCTCCGGCATTATCGGGAAAATGAAATCCTATATCACGCATATTTGCCGCACCCAATAATGCATCGCACACTGCATGAAGCAATACATCTGCATCCGAATGTCCTAACAATCCTTTTTCATGCTCCAGCTTTATTCCGCCGAGCCACAATTCACGTTCAGAAACAAGTGCGTGAACGTCAAATCCAAAACCAACTCTTATTTTCATCTTTTACCAAAAATATCTTTTATACCATCCATATCAAAAGAAAGAGAGAATCGCAATGTCTGATCCAACGGGTTGCTTTGCGCAGTTGATATCAGGTAAGCTGCATCCAGTGAGAATACATTCATTTTAAAACCCGCTCCCACTGAGAAATATTTCCTGTTTCCTTTGTTCTGATTTTCATAATGATAACCACCTCTCACCGAGAATTGCTGGTGATAGGTATATTCAGCACCAACCGACCATTGAACTTCCTGCATCTCTTCTTTAAAACCATCCGGTGCATCACTGAAGGACTTAAAGATTCCGGAAATGGGTGACATATCGCGGTAATCCCTCTGCAGTCTGTCCTGATAATCTGTATCAGTCTCACCATCTTTTTGCAAAGGACGTGTAGGGACCAGCAATTTATTGGCATCTGCACTGATGGCAAAGGTATTATACTCGTCAATAGGCATTAACAGAGAACCTCCCAGACGAAGATTCGTAGGAATAAATTCACTGGTATTACCACTGTCATAGGATATTTTACTACCAATATTGGATATATTCATACCAAAAGCAAGGTTGCACTCACGTTGCCCCATCATAACATAACGATTATAGTACATAGCTACATCTGCAGCAAAGGCAGAGCCCGGATTAACATCTTCATCCTGTCTGTAAGCTAAATCCGAATAAATAAAACGTAAGGCCACAGCTGCCGATAAATTCTCGGAAAGCATACGCGAATATCCCACATCAAAAGACATCTCATACGGATTGATAGTATATCCAATATCCTGGGCCGAACTTTGTCCCACAGTAACTTCACCAAGAGAAAAGTATCTTAAAGAAGCACTCAGCGCCTGATAGTCACCGATACGGTAATAACCTGCCACATAAGCCAGATCAATATCATTCACCAACTGACGAAGCCATGGAGTATAGGAAAGAGAAACTCCTGCACGGCTGATAGTAAAAGGATACTTCGCCGGGTTCCAGAATTGTGAGTTCACATCCGGATCGGTGGCAGCGCCAACGTCACCCATCGCACCACCTCTTGAATCGGGAGCTATAGAAAGAGAAGTTACGCCCGTATTTACAGGGTTAAACTGGTTCTTTACATCTTGCGCCTGCAAATTATTATTAGCAAAGAGGATAAGGATTAAAAGGATATATACTTTTAGTTCTTTCATACTTTCTTTTTAAACATCTGTTTATATAAAACTTTTTATCGGGGTTATTATTGTGCCAGAATGACTATTTTTCCTGCACGGGTACTCTCTTTACTTCCGCCCGATGTAATGGAAGCACGGAACAAATAAACTCCCGAAGCAACTCGCTGACCACCATTGCTAGTTAAATTCCAATCTACGTAATAATAGTTATTGGCACTCATGCCCGATTCGGTATGGGTCCACAATACTCTTCCGGAGAAATCGTATACAGAGAGTGTTACGTCCAGATTAGCTTCCGGCCGATCATGACTAAGTACAAACGTTGTATTATCTCTAGCCGGACTCTTTGTGCAATAGACATCAAACAATCCAGGTTTCAATCCGTTAACAACCTCAAACTCCAGGGAAGTTGAAGAAGAGTTGTTCATAATATCCCATGCACGGAAGAATAGCGTGTGCTTTCCTTCTGTCAAAGTTGGCAGACTGTATCGTACTGTTCCTTTTGTATAATCTCCAAAATAAGACTCATAGTAGTTATTCAGCACATAAGAATATACTGGCGAATTATCTATAATTGCCACAATATCATGTCCGATACCATTTCCAACCGTATTTACCCCATCACTATCTTCCAGGTCAGCAACTAGGTAAGGAGTTTCGTTTGTTTTTCCTCCATAAACAAATTCGGGAGTATTTAGGTAAAGGTTTATTTTCGGGCCCAGTGTGTCGGTATCCGCCGTCCCCTGTTCCGTTCCTCCAATCACGAAATTATTGTAAGCTCCCTGAGCTTCCCTGCCGGTTGCAGATTCGGCAGCATAGAAATTAAGCATTCCCTGTTCATTGGAATAATTAATATCTTTAGGAACCGGGAAGGTAAAAGAGAAATTTCCCGATCGGATGGAATCGCTGCCCGAGAATAGTTTCTTCTCTCTTTGTGAGAAAGTGAAACCTCCAGCCTCGGATGTTCCGTCATTATTCAAAGTAGTGACTGTTTCTTTGTTATCAAAAACAGTAGGATAAATCTTTCCATTAAAATCGGTCAGGATATTTCCGTCAGTATCGGTCACCCTTCCCTGAACCTGAACTTTTCCGCCAGCTTTGATAATTAAATCAGAAGCCAAAGCATCTTCACCTTTAAACTTATCAACCACAACTTTATAATCCGGATAGGCAAGCATTAATGCGGGGTCGCCAATCAAAGAAAACTTCAGTTTATTCAAATCTCCGCTTAGATTAGGGTCACATTTAGACAAACGCATAATATCTCCCAATCGTAGTCGGTTACCGTCTTGTTTGCTGAACACGTATTTACAAAAGACTTTATTCAGATTGGAATTGTTTTGTGCATATACCACTCTGGAAGTAGTAAACAGCGCAATTGCTCCTCCCTTATTATTCAGGAAAGCAAGTTCACCGGCAGAAGTTGAGATATCATCATATCTGCAAAAGTCGCAAGTAGCAGTAACCCAAAGCGGTAATCTGGAAGAGGTTAATGCAGTTATATCCGAAGAAACAAGGATATTCTCTGCCGACCAGCCATTAGGACCTCCGTGCCCTGTGTAATTTACCATAAACATACCTTCCTTGAACAGTTCAAGTAAACGTTTGGTTGCCTGTTTATAAGTATGTCCGGTAGCTGTTGTTTCCCACTTATAGGCATCTCCATAAATACGATTCACTAAAAAATCCGGATAGTTTGTCTCCACTTTAGTAGCCAACTCTTCAGCCTGAGTCATGTGCAAATTATTATCTCCATCATCGGCCACAAAGCAGATTGAATTTTTCCAGGAAGCAAGCTCCTTATTTTGCATATAGGCTATGGTTTTATCAACCATCTGCTTAGCTTCTGTAGCTGTACGAACCGGGAATCGACCAACCCCAATATCCATTCCATCATATTCCAGACTTGCTCCGTCCTCATCATCCAGCAAGCCCAAATAGTCATCCGTTACATAAGAGTAAGTTTCCCACGTTGAGTTATTAGACTGGTACCCCAATAGAAAATCATCGGGAGAATATCCCTGCCAGGAAGAGGTTATCATTCTGTTGTCCCAGGCACAATCACCAAAAAGCAATAGATATTTAGGTAGTTTATTACCGGCAGTATTCTCAGTTCCTGAAACAACGGCACGATCA is part of the uncultured Bacteroides sp. genome and encodes:
- a CDS encoding Mrp/NBP35 family ATP-binding protein; translation: MTLYPKLILDALSNVRYPGTGKDIVSSGMVDDDIRIEGMKVSFSLIFEKPTDPFIKSLVKSAEAAILTYVSKDVEIVGNISVVAVQKPRPEVAKLLPDVKNVIAISSGKGGVGKSTVSANLAVALAKLGYKVGLLDADIFGPSMPKMFQVEDARPFLERVEGRDLIIPVEKYGVKLLSIGFFVNPDQATVWRGGMASNALKQLIADANWGELDYFLIDLPPGTSDIHLTIVQTVALTGAIVVSTPQAVALADARKGIDMFTNDKVNVPILGLVENMSWFTPAELPENKYYIFGKEGAKLLSEEMNIPLLGQIPIVQSICEGGDSGVPVALNEDSITGQAFLALAENVVSQVNMRNEQLAPTKIVEMHK
- the trmB gene encoding tRNA (guanosine(46)-N7)-methyltransferase TrmB, with product MGKNKLQKFADMRSYPHVFEYPYSIVDEFPFDMKGKWGKEFFKNDNPIVLELGCGRGEYTVGLGRMFPDKNFIAVDIKGSRMWSGASDSLKEGLNNVAFLRTNIEIIDRFFGEGEVSEIWLTFSDPQMKKATKRLTSTYFMERYRKFMVPDGIIHLKTDSNFMFTYTNYMVQENKFPVLFVTEDLYHSGLVDDILGIQTYYEQQWLDRGLNIKYLKFTLPQEGALKEPEQEIELDTYRSYNRSKRSGKKTTLAFEDEQLENE
- a CDS encoding MBL fold metallo-hydrolase produces the protein MSFKITTLVDNVVYDRGLQAEHGLSLLIAAEDKLILFDTGASDLFIRNAEILGIDLKKVDYLVLSHGHSDHTGGVKQFLELNPQAKVVCKKEALQKKYKDARENGFVSAGQVDVNRLWLVDSLTEIVPGVFVIPQIKITEKGDTHFEHFFTVIDGNIVPDTFEDELAMVLTDAKTISVLSSCSHRGITNIIRCAFEAFPEHTLNVVIGGFHVRNAGDEKLDLISTYLGRKLPKRLGVCHCTGIDNYARFHQGFSTRVFYNYTGWVEEIK
- a CDS encoding branched-chain amino acid aminotransferase, with the protein product MMEQIDWSNLSFGYIPTDYNVRYNYRNGEWGELEVSSSEYVNLHMAATCLHYGQEAFEGLKAFKGKDGKIRIFRLEENAKRLQSSCDGILMAKLPVDKFKEAILKAVKLNERFVPPYGSGASLYIRPVLFGTTAQVGVHAATEYTFIVFVTPVGPYFKGGFACNPYVIIREFDRAAPLGTGTFKIGGNYAASLRANKKAHDMGYSSEFYLDAKEKKYIDECGAANFFGIRDNTYITPLSTSVLPSITNRSLITLAESFGLKVERRPVAEEELLTFEEAGACGTAAVISPIERIDDVEKGISYVIAKDGKPGPISTKLYNKLRAIQYGDEPDEFGWITIVE
- the xseB gene encoding exodeoxyribonuclease VII small subunit — its product is MAEKKESYAEAMAKLEKIVSAVEKDELDIDQLSLKLKEAQKLVSFCKEKLYKADEEIKKIMEGEGN
- the xseA gene encoding exodeoxyribonuclease VII large subunit; amino-acid sequence: MEKEPLSLYELNALVRQALNESLPDTYWIQAELSDVRSNATGHCYLEFIQKDARGNNLIAKARGTIWANVYRMLKPYFEESTGQAFVSGIKVMVEVTVEFHELYGFSLTVVDIDPTYTLGDMARKRREILKQLEEEGVLTLNKELEMPMLAQRIAVISSSSAAGYGDFCRQLEENPYGFVFYPRLFPALMQGNQVEESVIAALNAVNDHRDDFDVVVIIRGGGATSDLSGFDTYLLAANCAQFPLPIITGIGHERDDTVLDSIAHTRVKTPTAAAQFLITHMHDAAESLEELAQTLISSVSVRMDKEHSRLAELTNRLPLVIKNRTIREGYLLEQLIQKINVGIVRSLTSKQHRLMLLEQRVNDASPERLLKKGFSITLKDGKAVTDSTQLKAGDVITTRLAKGEVTSEVK
- a CDS encoding S8 family serine peptidase → MKKVSLIAIALLLVAVAQAEVTYKFRISLTDKNSTEYSLDKPKQFLSEKALLRRAKQKLAIDSTDLPIPGKYIKAIRATGAKVLVTSKWNNTVAVSCADSLLVNKIAKLPFVANTELVWMGEETVKSLDAKQKEEVTNNLEKTDNYYGKAFHQIEIHNGQKLHEAGFRGQGMTVAIIDGGYKNANKLTAFKSLKLLGTRDFVNPNSDIYEENNHGMKVLSCMASNEPYSIVGTAPEASYWLLRSEDTSSENLVEQDYWAAAIEFADSVGVDVVNTSLGYRTFDDSSKNYTYQDLNGKKAMISRSAGMAADKGMVLVCSAGNEGRGSWKKITPPADAFNVITVAAVDSTLNLAPFSSVGNTTDNRVKPDVSAIGERTILLNTNGEVGHANGTSFSTPTFCGLVTCLWQACPQLTAKEVIELVRKSCNHYTFPDNIYGYGVPDIYKAYLAVHPEIATK
- the ispF gene encoding 2-C-methyl-D-erythritol 2,4-cyclodiphosphate synthase; amino-acid sequence: MKIRVGFGFDVHALVSERELWLGGIKLEHEKGLLGHSDADVLLHAVCDALLGAANMRDIGFHFPDNAGEYKNIDSKILLARTMELIRSKGYELGNIDATVCAERPKLNPHIPAMKKAMAAVMNVDEEDISIKATTTEKLGFTGREEGISAYATVLITKE
- the porV gene encoding type IX secretion system outer membrane channel protein PorV: MKELKVYILLILILFANNNLQAQDVKNQFNPVNTGVTSLSIAPDSRGGAMGDVGAATDPDVNSQFWNPAKYPFTISRAGVSLSYTPWLRQLVNDIDLAYVAGYYRIGDYQALSASLRYFSLGEVTVGQSSAQDIGYTINPYEMSFDVGYSRMLSENLSAAVALRFIYSDLAYRQDEDVNPGSAFAADVAMYYNRYVMMGQRECNLAFGMNISNIGSKISYDSGNTSEFIPTNLRLGGSLLMPIDEYNTFAISADANKLLVPTRPLQKDGETDTDYQDRLQRDYRDMSPISGIFKSFSDAPDGFKEEMQEVQWSVGAEYTYHQQFSVRGGYHYENQNKGNRKYFSVGAGFKMNVFSLDAAYLISTAQSNPLDQTLRFSLSFDMDGIKDIFGKR